AGCCGGCGTGCTGAGCATCGTCGTCCTGCAGAAGGTGAGGGAGCAGCGCGTCTTTGCTGGGCGTCTCCAGGAACGTGACCGGCAGCTTGTCTCCGTTCGGATCCTTCTCCAGGTATGGTCATGGTCATGGATCACCCATCCCCTTCTACTTCCAGTTACATGTACTAGTCATTTTCCTCAGTCTAGTTTGTTTCAAGAAACAAAGCAGCAAACCAGATTTCCAGAAGAGAGCgtagctttttttttaaaaaaaaagaaagaaagaaagaaagaaagaagaagagagcgtAGCAGATCAGAAGCTGATATTAGTTGTTACTGTCTGCATGTTGGTACCACAAAGTGACACAATTCAATGTATTTGTACAACACTGACGTACTGTTAAGAATTAGTACTTCAGGATTTGCTTACCTCTAAAGGGTTTTATAAAAGGACAACCACTAGATAGTCAGTTTGATCTCAAAATTTTGGATATATCAGAAAAATTAATGAGAGAGATAACAACATGTCATTtgtaagaaaaaaaaggaaaagaaaatctGGCCATTTTTCCAGTTTTAACTAGGTTTTTGGAGTTATTACTTACAAATATAGTTCCAAAACCAAAGAATCTCATATTTTTACCCAAAGATTTGCTGCAGTGAAGCTAGATTACGCTTGTTTGTAGGCATTTTATATAGTACGACATCTGTAACTAACAGGCAAAGAACTTCGATTTCATAGCTACCCTGTTACATGCGCTACAGAACCTTTCTCTCTAGCAGATACAGAATATGAGGAAAATTCAAGAAAAATCTAACTAACTGAATGTTGCTGCTTCATCATTCCCAGAAAGAGAAGGCAATTAACAAAGAGATGAAGAGGAAGGTGGAAGAAATGAAAGCAACAACATCTTCACTTAGAACTCAGAAGATAGACCAGAAAACCAAACTCAAGGGACTGGAAACCACAGTTGCAAATCTTAAGAAGACTCAAAAAGATCTGGAAGCAGCTCTCGCAGAAAAAGATAACCGCATCAATCTAATGGAAGAGGCAGCCACAAATCTCAAGAAGGCTAGAAAACAACTGGAGGCAGCTCTCACGGAGAAAGACAGACACATCAAACACATGGAAGAGAAGACCAAAAATGCTACCAACACTCAAAAAGAGTTGGAAGCAGCTCTCTCGGAGAAAAACAGCCGCATCAGACAAATGGAAGAGAAAGCCACAGGTTCAAACCCTGACCAGATGGCAGCTCTGATGGAAATCCTGCAACGGAAGGAGGCTGAACTCGAAGAGATCAAGACTAGATTCCAAGATTTCAAGAAACCAGACAAAGCCGAGGTGAGCACTCCTATGCAAATGAACAATGCAAGTGCAACACCAGACGTCGTGCTAGTCACAAAGGCTACAAACTCAAGCAGTGTGGCTATTCCCATCAAGTCTGAAGAAAAGAGATCTGCCAATTCCACAGCAGTAGGAAATGCCAAACCTGAAGAAAAGAGATCTGCCAATTCCACAGCAGTAGGAATTGCCAAACCTGAAGAAAAGAAACCTGCCAATACCACAGTAGCAGAAAGTAAGCGCCCAATACATAGATCTTTAGAAGAAAAGCCGGTGAAGTCCACACCTAGTGTGGAAGATGATGGCATACAAGGAAACTTAAATGATTTTGATGACGATATATATTTTGATGATATTTATGGAGAAAGCCGTTCAAAAAAATCTGGATCCTCTCGGAGGAACAAGGAGTTTCCAAGCAACAAAATGGATAAAATTGGACAGCCTGAGAACTCCCTAGATCAGGACAGTGACAGGGTCCGATATAATAGGCTGCTGGAGAAGGAATCTACTAAAGTTGCCAACAAAACCAAGAAGAACAACGCCCAGGGTACCTTGGAGAAAATCTCCAAAGATAACTCAATTGGTGCCGGCCATACTGCATCCAAAAAGGCAGTGGAAGGGATGACCGGTGCTGCTGGTGTGAAGCCGAACATTAAGATACCGGTAAACAGTGATGAAGCAAAGCAGCAAAACAGCAAGCAGAAAAGGAAAAGGTCTAAGTCCAAAAACAAGAAGATGGCCGATATTGCAGTTGCTAATGTTGGTGGTCCATTCGCTAAACAAAGGACACCTTCCTCTTGGATTGTTGGATAATGGATAAGAAGAGCAATCCTTTGGTATGTTCAAACACAATGGACAGAATGAAAGCAGAATTCATCGCGTACAGAACCTGAAGGCGGGTAGCAGCTCAGAAGATAGAGGCGTCGACTTTAGGTTATAGCAGCAGATGACTTCATTTCTACAATACTATGAATTGTTTTGTTCTGCAAAAGCAATTTTGAATTTAGTTCTTTACAAATTTTTGCAACAGTGTTCCATTTTCTCTTCTCAACATTGTAAACTCATACTGAAGTGCTGAACACTACAGTACTGTGAAATGCAACAGCATAGTGAGTCCTGCAACAGTGGAATGCTGTGTTCCTGCAAGCAAGTATTAGTGAGTCCATGACCCAGCCTCACACCCACACAAAACAACATGGTACCTCAAAACTACAGAAGATACAGAGATACTGGTATTAGTGGTATGGTAGGTGCATTCAGAATTTCAGACTAGACCAGATCAGCACAGCTCAAGTGAATTAGGGCTAGATCCAACTGGCAAATGCCGTAGGAACTGGGAAGCCGAAGAAGAGAGCGTTCCACTCCAAGCAAAATCAGGAACGAAACCTGCATGAAAATGAGCATTCGGGCCGCCCGGCACAGCACGGCCTAGGCccgtgccaggcacggcccgGTATGGCCTGCCGTGCCACCGGGCCGTGCCGCCCCAGTCCACCGTGCCTGCCTGACGGCCCAGGCATGGCACGTGGGCCGTTTTTCGAGCCGTGCCAGCCCGAAAAGCACGGGCCCAAAATCTCACCGGGCCAGCCCGCAGCCCGCTATCTCAAAAACAACAGGTTCAATTCAGTTTTGAAAGTTCACAAGTTACTAGTATACCAGATTATACAAGTCACAAGTTACAATTACTTCACAGATCACAAGTCAAGTTAACAAACTAACTTACAAGTGACTAGTATACCAGATTCAATCATTCAATACATATTTGAAGTATACAAGTCACTTTACAAGTCAAAAGTACTTCACAGATCACAATATCACGTGCTTCACAAATCACAGGAAGATGAAAGCCAAGATGATTAAATTTTGAGTTGTTTATGCAATGCCACCTCATTAAAAatcctttctaggtaaaactcacacctcataagaaaccctagaaaggaaaaaagagtacTGGCCAGCTCATTTTAGAATTAAAAGgttcaaagttattacaaaccatagtctTAGTCTCAAATGTCTCAATGACTAACACTCTCACTCACTGACTCACACAGTCTCACTCAAACTCAGCAGAGCACTCAACCAGCATTAgaaccagcaccagcagcagcttCCGTCTCATTAAGCCATAGGTTCTTGAAGTAGTTTTCTAACTCCTTGTCCTCCATAGTATGCTGTCCTCTATCTTGGCCTAACTCCGATGCAGACCAACCTCTCCACTGTCTCTGAGCCCAATCATCGTCGCTGCTCCTTAATGATCCTGCCAGTAAGACTAAAGCAAGACTCCGAAGAAGTAGTTGAGATATGAACTGACATAATATCTTTGGCCAAGGTAGAGAGAACTGGATATGTTAGTTTATACTCATGCCACCAATTGAGGATATCAAAGTCATCATCATAGGCCATAACATTGTCACTGTCAAGGTAAACAGTGAGCTCAGGAAAGACCAGGAGCCACAGTGGTAGATGAACCATCACTTGAAGGACTAGAAGAAACTGATCCTCCAAATTTTTTCCCATGTCTGCTTCCTCTTACCTATCAGTCCAGATGAATGTGTGgtcctagctgcaccaaacttagATTCATACTTGTCCTACAGTTTATGCAACTCAGATTTGACCTCAGCAAAATAGGCAGTGTAACTCATATTGTTACACTGAGCAAGCAATTCAAGAACATTTTgcaaacctctcatcttagcccTAGGGTCCAGAACAAATGCAAATGAATATAACAGTGGTATATACTTCTAGTACTTGAGAAATTTAGCCTTCATCGGCACAACAACAGCAATGAGATTATTATCATGTTCATAGTCACGCAGATGGCCAGCAATCTCAAGTATGTGATGCAGTGTCAAAGGACTAGTGAGGTAATAAACACCAGAAAGTACAACAGTTGAATCATAGAACAATTCAAGGAACTCCAATATCTTTTCAAGCAATGTACCAATATTGTTTATTCAATAGTGGATAGCCACAGTGAGTATTTATAAACACAGAAAATACAGATCTATATGGCATAAGATGCTTTAGCATAAGATAGGTTgagttccatctaacatccatatctgtAGTAAATTTACGAGGCCACATACCCTTAGCATTGCAGTAGTTTTTGAATTGTGCAATGCGCTAGTTAGATGAATTTAGAAAGTTAATTGCAGTTCTAAAGTCCTCTGTATAAGGTTGAAGCATTTTCAAACCAGATTTTAacaatcaaattaattatatggcAAGCACAGCGCTGATGCACAACATGATATATCTTTTTAGTAGGATCTATTGGATCAACATCAAAACCTAAGTAACCATCAAGCATAGGTGTCAAACTAAGCATAACAGTTGTATTAGCAGATGCATTATCAAGGCTGTAACACATCTGGTGTTATGATCTTGCTGAGTGCTTAGATTaaggcctaaaagaaattaaCAAAACAAGTTTCCGGGTGTTAAAATTTTTAAAACTCCCAAGAAAGGATAATTAAATTGTAGGTCCCATTTTTATGAGAAGAGAAGCGAACTGTGAGTTAGTTCAATTAATGTGTAAATGTGCTGATGAAATtctaataagaaaaataggaTAAGTTGTTTTAGATGTTCGGCATGAAAAACGATTTCTGTAAATGAAAATGTGACATAGCTTATAATTAGAAAGTGCCATTTTTGAAGAATTATAATGTGCAAAATACTTaaatagtgctttaatattttgttcccaCGAGTTAGTATGAAGTATAGACTAGGTCATGACATGTTGTCTAGTTGAAATTGACGAAGTTCCGACCttttttaaaaattcaatcaaagGTGTTAATGGTTGTTTAGTTCAAGCGGGACTCTCGTCATTTCTAAGTCTGTAATGGtgatagacaatgccattttggcatttgatttccaacaaaaatggttaagcactacatCCATGTTCTTGCACCATTGGTTGCTTCTAActtagcacttgggcaaggtgTAGGTCGTAGTTGAGTTGGATGTCAACTTGAACTCTTAAAAATTGCCCAACTTCGATCAGAACTCACTAGAACCTTGTCACCGGTAATCTGCTCATGAACGAATGCTCAAGCGACATGATCACCTTGGCatcctcctctctccctctctagtcACTCTTTAGTCTCGACGATTGCTTCGCTGGATAGCCGGTGGTGTGGACTTTAGGTTCGTGTAGTTGGTTGAGCCTTAGTCGAGCTTTTAAGCGGTTGTTGGTATGCTTTAAATAGCATGCACGACACCAGTTTTCCTGTCTTTCGGCTTGTGTTTGCGGTCACCAGTGCGCACGTGCTTCGCTGGCGCCGGGCTCGGCCCTTGGCTGGCCGTGGCCTCTCCCTAAGGGCCAGCGCGTGTGCTACTTTCGTGTGCCGGCCGAAACCACAGCGTGTCTCTTGCCGCGCCGAACCGCTGTGCCGCGCGCAAGGTTGGGCCAGTGTCGTGGTGGCCACCGCCTAGTCAACATAGCACTTCTTCCGTCGCTCAAATGACCTACTCGCCGAGCCGCTGCCTGCCCCCGTTGGCACATCGAGTTAATGCTCTGATCGTGGTGCCGCAGCACTTCCCGCGCATCATTTGTTCATCGGCCCCGCGCGACCACTGTGCCACTGCTGCCGTCGCATCATTTGGACTCGTTGCGCGCCTGGACTCACAGCTCACGTACCTCAGCCCACCAGAGCTCGATTCGTCGCACCCGTAGCTCCTTCATAAAGTGGCTTAGCTATGCCACCCACCCCGAGCCTTGGCGGGGCACTGTCGACCGCCAATTTGGCGATTTCCTCACCGCCGGTCGCTGTCGCCGCCACGGCCATAGCAGTAGGGGTGGGGTTGAGTTTTCACGTGGTAGAGTCTAATTCAATACCCCTACTAGACTCCCCAATCCAGGCTATAGTTTGTGCTCACCTAGCTTGAACCTCTACCGTGGCCGTTCGGCCGGTGGCGCGGTCCGTCTCCTCCACGGAGCTTGGCTAGCCCTCCTGCACCTCCCTCTACCTCAACCATCGACACGGCTAGCACCAGGATAAGCCAGTGGATGCTCTCACGCCATCTCGACCACTCTATCATCGCCTAGGCGTGCCGGAACAATCGCGTCACCACATATTTCGGCCCAATGTCGAGGATAGGATACGACAGTGCATCGTTGAGTTCCTTCTTGCTTTGTACCATCGCCCATTGGTTCGTAGATACCCGTCGGCCCGCTTAGCACATCGAGTAAGCCCTTGGGTGGCCGGTGTGGCCGCGCGGTGCCAGCCTGTGCCGCTCCGGCGAGCACGGTGGCATCAGGGATCGCCCTGTTGTAAAGAGGGGTTAGTTGAGGGGCTGAAGTGTAAAGTTGTGATAGTGGAAATAGTGTGCGTAGGGGTCGCATTTTTATTCAAGAGTTTGGGGATCTTTCGGCAAGATTGCATCGTGCGCGGGCCTCTCGGCGTTGGGCCATCGTTGGGCCATCACGCCGCGCACACAGTCGCCCCGCGCGGGCCGTAGTGGGGCTGCTGGGCCGAATCAATCACCACCGGCCCTTCgtctttttctaatttagtttctaagacaaacttgtaaattcaatataaaattatgcaggagtccaaaaatt
This DNA window, taken from Miscanthus floridulus cultivar M001 chromosome 13, ASM1932011v1, whole genome shotgun sequence, encodes the following:
- the LOC136499179 gene encoding uncharacterized protein, whose protein sequence is MDGSKYRSKGYAMANAGRKLPYVFLLLVALAAGVLSIVVLQKVREQRVFAGRLQERDRQLVSVRILLQKEKAINKEMKRKVEEMKATTSSLRTQKIDQKTKLKGLETTVANLKKTQKDLEAALAEKDNRINLMEEAATNLKKARKQLEAALTEKDRHIKHMEEKTKNATNTQKELEAALSEKNSRIRQMEEKATGSNPDQMAALMEILQRKEAELEEIKTRFQDFKKPDKAEVSTPMQMNNASATPDVVLVTKATNSSSVAIPIKSEEKRSANSTAVGNAKPEEKRSANSTAVGIAKPEEKKPANTTVAESKRPIHRSLEEKPVKSTPSVEDDGIQGNLNDFDDDIYFDDIYGESRSKKSGSSRRNKEFPSNKMDKIGQPENSLDQDSDRVRYNRLLEKESTKVANKTKKNNAQGTLEKISKDNSIGAGHTASKKAVEGMTGAAGVKPNIKIPVNSDEAKQQNSKQKRKRSKSKNKKMADIAVANVGGPFAKQRTPSSWIVG